One window of Podarcis raffonei isolate rPodRaf1 chromosome 15, rPodRaf1.pri, whole genome shotgun sequence genomic DNA carries:
- the PTRH2 gene encoding peptidyl-tRNA hydrolase 2, mitochondrial isoform X1, whose translation MARDGGSGSLHHLKGTRCTMDYLSKPGLFSIIAGVACGVCLGWSIRARFLRPSKARMTQLANELGNEATIMGESGEFKMVIIVRNDLKMQKGKVAAQCSHAAVSAYKQIQRRNPELLKQWEYCGQPKVVLKAPDEETLLQLLGEAKTLGLTVSLIQDAGRTQIAPGSRTVLGIGPGPVEVVDKVSGHLKLY comes from the exons atggcaagggatggtgggagtgggAGCCTGCATCATCTAAAAGGTACTAG ATGTACTATGGATTACCTTTCCAAGCCCGGTCTCTTCAGTATAATTGCTGGTGTTGCCTGTGGGGTATGCCTGGGCTGGAGCATTCGAGCCCGGTTCTTGCGACCATCCAAAGCCAGAATGACCCAGCTTGCCAATGAACTGGGCAACGAAGCCACTATCATGGGCGAAAGCGGCGAATTCAAGATGGTGATCATCGTCCGGAACGACCTGAAGATGCAGAAGGGCAAAGTGGCAGCCCAGTGTTCCCATGCGGCTGTCTCAGCCTACAAACAAATCCAGCGCCGAAACCCTGAACTCCTGAAGCAGTGGGAGTATTGCGGACAGCCCAAGGTGGTCCTCAAAGCTCCTGACGAGGAAACGCTGCTTCAGCTCCTGGGCGAGGCCAAAACGCTGGGCCTGACAGTGAGCTTAATCCAAGATGCGGGCCGTACGCAGATAGCCCCGGGTTCCCGGACTGTCCTCGGCATCGGACCAGGACCAGTGGAGGTTGTGGACAAAGTCTCTGGCCATTTAAAACTTTACTGA
- the PTRH2 gene encoding peptidyl-tRNA hydrolase 2, mitochondrial isoform X2 gives MDYLSKPGLFSIIAGVACGVCLGWSIRARFLRPSKARMTQLANELGNEATIMGESGEFKMVIIVRNDLKMQKGKVAAQCSHAAVSAYKQIQRRNPELLKQWEYCGQPKVVLKAPDEETLLQLLGEAKTLGLTVSLIQDAGRTQIAPGSRTVLGIGPGPVEVVDKVSGHLKLY, from the coding sequence ATGGATTACCTTTCCAAGCCCGGTCTCTTCAGTATAATTGCTGGTGTTGCCTGTGGGGTATGCCTGGGCTGGAGCATTCGAGCCCGGTTCTTGCGACCATCCAAAGCCAGAATGACCCAGCTTGCCAATGAACTGGGCAACGAAGCCACTATCATGGGCGAAAGCGGCGAATTCAAGATGGTGATCATCGTCCGGAACGACCTGAAGATGCAGAAGGGCAAAGTGGCAGCCCAGTGTTCCCATGCGGCTGTCTCAGCCTACAAACAAATCCAGCGCCGAAACCCTGAACTCCTGAAGCAGTGGGAGTATTGCGGACAGCCCAAGGTGGTCCTCAAAGCTCCTGACGAGGAAACGCTGCTTCAGCTCCTGGGCGAGGCCAAAACGCTGGGCCTGACAGTGAGCTTAATCCAAGATGCGGGCCGTACGCAGATAGCCCCGGGTTCCCGGACTGTCCTCGGCATCGGACCAGGACCAGTGGAGGTTGTGGACAAAGTCTCTGGCCATTTAAAACTTTACTGA